The genome window TACTTAAAAGTTTTGACGATATTGGACTTAACTACAGACTCAATTAAAAGTTAATGGCTTAAGAATTAAATTGAACTGACATTTTGTTTGTATTTTATAAATTGGGTTTTAAATTGCATACGTAATCACGATAATTAAATATTAAAATAAATAAATTATGGCATTAGAAATAAATGATGGCAACTTTGAGGAAGTTGTTTTAAAATCGAAAGTCCCTGTATTAGTTGATTTTTGGGCAGAATGGTGTGGTCCTTGCCGTATGGTAGGTCCGTTAGTTGATGAGCTTTCAAAAGAGTATGATGGCAAAGCGGTTATAGGAAAAGTAAATGTTGATTTTAACCCTAAAATAGCTACTGACTACGGTATTATGAGTATTCCAGCTTTATTGTTTTTTAAAGATGGGCAGTTGGTTGACAAACAAGTTGGCGCTGTTCCAAAACATATTTTGGCAGGTAAACTTGATGCTCAATTGGCATAAAATTAAATATTCATACAATAATTAAAATCCCTTTAAAAACTAAAGGGATTTTTTATTTTTACGCACTTTGGAAAATAATATAACAGAATATAATTTACTTCAAACCGGGAATTTAGAATTACTCGCAAAACAAGTTGTAGAGGGCTTTATTACAGGCTTGCATAAAAGTCCGTTTCATGGTTTTAGTGTTGAATTTGCAGAACACAGACAATATAACGCAGGCGAAAGTATAAAGCATATTGATTGGAAGCTATATGGAAGAACAGAAAAACTTTATACCAAACGTTATGAAGAAGAAACCAATTTACGCTGTTATATAGTTATTGATAATTCGGCTTCCATGTATTTTCCAACGGATGGCGTAAGTAAAATTCAGTTTGCTACTTATGCTTCGGCCTGTTTAACTTATATGCTTAAAAAGCAACGCGATGCTGTTGGGCTAAGCATATTAAACGATGATATTGTTTTTCAGTCACAAGCAAAGTCCGGTTCAGTTCATGTTAAAATGATTTTTAATGAGTTGAATAAATTAAATGACATGAAGCAAGCAAGTGCCGGAAGTAATCTTTCTCAAGGATTGCATCATATTGCAGAAACAGTTCATAAACGCTCATTGGTAGTTATTTTTACCGATATGTTTAGCAATGATAATTTAGAAAAAATGTTTGAAGCTTTTCAGCATTTAAAATATTGTAAACATGAGGTTATTTTATTTCATGTGGCCGATAAAAAACTGGAACTTGACTTTGATTTTGCTAAAAGACCCTATCTTTTTATTGATAGTGAAACCAAAGAAAAATTAAAACTGCATTCTAATTTGGTGGCAGATGATTATAAAAAAATGTTTATGGCTTTTAAAGAAGAGATAAAATTGAAGTGTGCTCAACTGAAAGTAGATTTAGTTGAATCCTACATTCAAGATAATTTTGATCAAATACTTTTAAGTTTTCTACAGAAACGAGAAAAAATAAAATAACGACAAAAATATTTTATTTGTAATAATTTGACGTACATTTGTGGGGTAATATTTATAGTATGGCAAAAACATATAAATCAACCCGAGTGGTTAAGCCTAGTAAAATAGCCAATGCAAACCCCGCTAATATAGTAGAAGAGTCAGCAGCTATTTATCATACAACAATAAATCCTATTCAATCTATTTTAAATATTACCACTAATTTTCAGAATGAAATGGATTTGGTTCTATTAAGTAGAAACGGTGTACTTAAGCAAGCTGTTAACAATATGGCTGCTAAGTTTGGTATTACCCAGGAAAAAATTTGCGAACTCTTACATATGAGTGCCCGTAACTTTCAGCGAATCAAAGATAACTCACATTTAGATATATACACATCAGAGCAAACCATTGAGATGGCTACTGTTTATGCCAAAGCATATACTGTTTTTTCAACTGAAGATGCCATTAAACATTGGTTTCAAGCACCCAATTATGCTTTGGGAAATCAAAAACCAATAGATTTACTAGATACCAGTTTTGGTGTAAAAATGGTTACAGATGTTTTAGGCCGTATTGAACACGGTATTTATTCTTAAGTAAATTATGCAGTTGTATAGATTTGCTTTACAAAAATTTGTAAAAAATTTAAGTGGTGAAGGTGCCAAACTTTATGGTGGTAGATGGAACAGTAAGGACAATGCAATGCTTTATACTGCCTCTAGCCCTTCTTTAGCTATGTTAGAATTTGTATGTAATGCAGGTAGTTTGGCCAGAACTAAGCAAACAGCACTCTTAACTTTACAACTAACTACTAAAGTAAAAATAGAGACGTTATCGGTTAATGATTTACCTGGTGATTGGCAAAATGTACCATCGCCAGATGCCCTTAAGCGGCTTGGCGATAATTGGCTGAATAGCGGAAGTACATTAGTATTAAAAGTACCTTCAGCTATTATTCCTGTTGAGTATAATTGTTTAATCAATCCGCTACATAAAGATTTTTCAAAACTAATTATAGAAGATGTAATTGCTTTGGATATTGATAACAGAATATTAAAATTAGTATAGATGATTGCATTTTCAAATGGTAAGATAAACTTAGGTTTACATGTAATTAATAAGCGTGATGATGGTTTTCATAATTTAGAAACGGTTTTTTATCCTATTCCATTAAGTGATTCTTTAGAGCTTATTGTAAGCAGTAATGATATGAATAAAGAAATTGGTTTTCATTCATACGGATTACAAATAAATGGGAGTATTGATGATAATTTGATTGTAAAAGCTTATCATTTATTAGCCAACGATTTTTGTTTGAAAAAAGTCGATTTTTATTTGTTGAAAAATATACCAATGGGTGCTGGGCTTGGCGGTGGAAGCAGTAATGCTGCCTTTGCTTTAAAAATGCTCAATGAGTATTTTTCATTGAATTTAACAAATGCCCAACTTGAAAAATATGCTGCTATACTAGGAAGTGATTGCGCTTTCTTTATTGAAAATAAACCAAGTTTTGCAAAAGGACGAGGTGAGGTATTGGAGTCAATCGCAATTGATTTAAAAGGATATTATTTGGTATTGGTTAAACCCAATATTCATGTTAGCACTGCCCAGGCTTTTGCCAATGTTTTTAAGAGAGGCGAAAGTGAAGTATCTTTAAAAGAGTTAATAAAACAACCAGTTGAAAATTGGAAAGGTTTAATAGAAAACGATTTTGAGAAAACTGTTTTTATACATCATCCAGCCATAGCTTTAATTAAAGAACAACTTTATGTAAAGGGTGCTGTTTATGCGAGTATGAGTGGGAGTGGGGCTAGTGTATTTGGTTTATTTAAAAGTGAAATAAATTTAAAGCAGCAATTTGAAAATAACTTTTACTTTAGTTGCCAGCTTTAACTTAATGTGTCGCTTTCAATAACACCATCTCGTAAGCGTACAATACGTTTGGCGCGTTTGGCTATATCTTCTTCGTGGGTTACTATAATTACGGTATTTCCTTTTTGGTGAATTTCTTCTAACAAATCCATAATTTCATGACTTGTTTTGGTATCTAAATTCCCGGTTGGTTCGTCAGCTAAAATAATAGCCGGGGTATTTACTAAAGCACGAGCTATGGCTACACGCTGGCGTTGCCCTCCACTTAATTCGTTTGGTTTATGTTCAACTCTTTCACCTAAACCTACACTTTCTAAAGCTTGTTTTGCTTTGGCTAATCTTTCGGTTTTTGCTATACCTGCATAAACTAAAGGTAATGCTACGTTTTCTAATGATGAATTACGTGCTAATAAGTTAAATGTTTGAAATATAAATCCAATTTCTTTATTCCTGATTTCAGCCAATTCATTATCTGTCATATGGCTTACGTTGGTTCCATTTAATTTATAACTTCCGCGGCTTGGTGTATCGAGGCAACCTAAAATATTCATTAAAGTAGATTTGCCCGAACCAGATGGACCCATTAAAGCAACATATTCTCCTTTTTCTATTTTTAAATCAACGCTTACTAAAGCATTTACAACAACCTCACCAATTTTATAGGTTTTACCTATGTTGTTTATATCAATTACTAAGTTAGCCATTCGTTTACGTTGTTTGTTGCAATAAAATTCTTTTCTTGATAATAGTTTGATGTTTTTTGATGGAAGGAAAAATTCGATTGATTTAAACTTAGAAAAATACTTAAAGAATTATTTTTCTAAAAACTTAGGTACTCTAAAGTAGTCAGAGTCTTTGTTTGGAGCGTTTAACAATGCTTCCTGATGTGTTATTTCATGTTTTGGTTCATCATTACGTAACACATTTTCTTGCTCGGTCATAAATATTAAAGGTTCTATATTGTCAGTATTTACTTCATTCATTTTTTCAAAGAATGAAATAATTTGAGTCATGTCCTTTTGTAGTTCCACTTTTTCAGTATCAGTAAAATCAAGTTTAGCTAAATCTGCTAGCTTATTTATTATATCGTTATTAATTTCCATAATTGTACTCTGCTAATTTGTTGTTAATTATTTCACATACTCTGTTTTTCAATTCATCCACATTGTCTAATGTCATACCTTGTGTTGAAATTGGCTTATGGATAATTTGATATCCATGTCCAGGCTTGCCTTCAAAAACTCCCTGATCAGGTAATATGTTCCAATTGCCTATAATGGTAACAGGAAGAATGTCTACTTGTTTTTCAATAGCTAATCTAAAAGGGCCATCTTTAAATTTTATAAGTTTAGGAACCTGGTTTGAAATGGTGCCCTCCGGGAAAATAACTAAGCTGCGCCCACTTTCAAAAAAGCGAGTTGCTTTCATATAGGCTTCGGCTGCTTTACGTGCATTTTTTCTATCTACTGCAATATCAATGGTTCTAAACCAAATGCCAAAAACGGGTATTTCTTCCAATTCTTTTTTTGCCATAAAACTAAAGTCCAATTGATTTAGCTTTACGGTCAAGGTAACTATATCTAGTTGTGAAGTATGGTTTGGACAAATAATATATGGTTTTGATGTATCAAAAGGTTCTTCTATAATTTGAGTAATTCTTACAAAGCCGGTTGTTAATAATATGCAACCCCAAAAACGTCTTATTTTATGCCCTAAAGGATAGCGTTTTGGATTGCTTAATGCATATAGAATAAATGGATATAACAGGGTAAATGAAACAACTGTCCATAAGCCAAACCAAACGGCATAAGTTGTTTTTAAAGGATTTTTTGAAAATTTCACAAGCTAAATAAGTTTATTGATTCCAGGTTGACGGATTTTTACGCCAATCGTTTAGTTGAGCCAATTGTTCAGGTAAAACTATGTTTTTTTCAATAGCAATTTGAATTAATGTTTCGTAATTACTTAACGATACATACTTGCAATCTGCTTTATCAAAGGCTCGTTGTGCTTCATCAAATCCGTAGGTGAAAATGCTTGCCATTCCCAATACTTCGCAGCCATAGTTTTTTAATGTTTCTACTACTTGTAAACTACTTTTGCCTGTACTTACCAAATCTTCAATTACAACCACTTTGGTATTGGGTGCTATATCTCCTTCTATTTGCTTACCCATACCATGTTTTTTAGCTTCGGAACGTACGTAACCAAATGGTAAGTTTAATTCATCTGCCACTAAAGCACCCGGTGCAATACCTGCGGTTGCTACTCCAATAATAGCTTCTACAGTTGGAAACTGAGATTTAATTAATTGGCCTAGTGCTGCTTTTATAAAGTTTCTGGCTTCAGGGTATGAAAGTGAAACTCTGTTATCGCAATAAATAGGGCTTTTCCAGCCACTAGCCCAGGTAAAAGGCTCGTTTGGTTTTAATTTAATTGCATTTATTTGTAACAGATATTCCGCTACTTTTGCGGCAGTATTTTCACTTGTATTCATATTGGGCAAATGTATAAAATTTTTATAGACGATAAACCATTCATTATAGCAAATTCTCATTTTAGTGATAATTCTTTTGCTTCATTTGATTTTGAAGAAAAATTATTTGAAAGCAAAGTAAATGAGACTTTTACTGCAAAATTTGAAGGTGTTATTTTTAGATGCTTAGATGTGGAGCACGTTTTTAAAAAATTTGCCAGTTATTTTAAAATTATAGAAGCTGCAGGTGGATTGGTTTTTAATGCTAAAAACGAATTGCTTTTAATTGAAAGATTAGGTGTTTGGGATTTACCTAAAGGGAAAATTGATGCAGGCGAAACACCGGAAATAGCTGCTATTAGAGAGGTGGAAGAAGAGTGTGCTGTAACTGGGTTAACTATTGAAAACTTAGTTTGCCAAAGTTATCATACGTATTTTTTTAAAGAGAAACACATTTTAAAACGCACTTATTGGTATAAAATGAATACTACATTTAGTAGCGATTTAGTGCCTCAAACCGAAGAAAATATAACAAAAGTGGAGTGGCAATATTTTACTGAAAATGACATTGAAACCTTAAACACTTACGAAAGCATAAAAGATGTTTTAAGGGCTCATTTTTGTAAATGATTTTCAATTACTAATATTATGCTGCAGGTATTATAGGAAATGAAATTAGAAAACTGGTACCCTGATTTTCAATACTATTAACGGTTACTTTTCCATTATTTTTATCAAGGTATTCTTTTACCAATATCAACCCAAGACCTGAACTTTTTTCGCTTTCGGTTCCATTTCTGTTTATTTTCCTTGATAAGGAAAATAAATTATCAACCATATGCTGAGGCATACCGATGCCTGTATCTTTTATCTCTATTTCTGCATTATTTCCATTATTAACTGTTATATTAATTCCAATAGAACCACCTCTGGGGGTAAATTTAAAGGCATTTGAAATCAGGTTCCTAAAAATGGCATTAATCATATTCTTATCTGCCAAAATTATAGAGTTGGTTTCAAAATTTTTAATAATTGTTATTTCTTTGGTTTTAAAAGTCTCTTCCATTGTATCAATTACATTTTCAATTTGCTCATTTAAATTGAAAGCGCTGGGTTGAAATTGGTAAATGCCACTTTGCATGCAAGACCAGTCTAATAAGTTTTCTAGCAATTCAAAAAGGTGTTTTGCCGATTTATTCATATTAGAGG of Bacteroidota bacterium contains these proteins:
- the ispE gene encoding 4-(cytidine 5'-diphospho)-2-C-methyl-D-erythritol kinase, whose protein sequence is MIAFSNGKINLGLHVINKRDDGFHNLETVFYPIPLSDSLELIVSSNDMNKEIGFHSYGLQINGSIDDNLIVKAYHLLANDFCLKKVDFYLLKNIPMGAGLGGGSSNAAFALKMLNEYFSLNLTNAQLEKYAAILGSDCAFFIENKPSFAKGRGEVLESIAIDLKGYYLVLVKPNIHVSTAQAFANVFKRGESEVSLKELIKQPVENWKGLIENDFEKTVFIHHPAIALIKEQLYVKGAVYASMSGSGASVFGLFKSEINLKQQFENNFYFSCQL
- the gatC gene encoding Asp-tRNA(Asn)/Glu-tRNA(Gln) amidotransferase subunit GatC; the protein is MEINNDIINKLADLAKLDFTDTEKVELQKDMTQIISFFEKMNEVNTDNIEPLIFMTEQENVLRNDEPKHEITHQEALLNAPNKDSDYFRVPKFLEK
- a CDS encoding DUF58 domain-containing protein; the protein is MENNITEYNLLQTGNLELLAKQVVEGFITGLHKSPFHGFSVEFAEHRQYNAGESIKHIDWKLYGRTEKLYTKRYEEETNLRCYIVIDNSASMYFPTDGVSKIQFATYASACLTYMLKKQRDAVGLSILNDDIVFQSQAKSGSVHVKMIFNELNKLNDMKQASAGSNLSQGLHHIAETVHKRSLVVIFTDMFSNDNLEKMFEAFQHLKYCKHEVILFHVADKKLELDFDFAKRPYLFIDSETKEKLKLHSNLVADDYKKMFMAFKEEIKLKCAQLKVDLVESYIQDNFDQILLSFLQKREKIK
- the pyrE gene encoding orotate phosphoribosyltransferase, with protein sequence MNTSENTAAKVAEYLLQINAIKLKPNEPFTWASGWKSPIYCDNRVSLSYPEARNFIKAALGQLIKSQFPTVEAIIGVATAGIAPGALVADELNLPFGYVRSEAKKHGMGKQIEGDIAPNTKVVVIEDLVSTGKSSLQVVETLKNYGCEVLGMASIFTYGFDEAQRAFDKADCKYVSLSNYETLIQIAIEKNIVLPEQLAQLNDWRKNPSTWNQ
- a CDS encoding RES family NAD+ phosphorylase, producing the protein MQLYRFALQKFVKNLSGEGAKLYGGRWNSKDNAMLYTASSPSLAMLEFVCNAGSLARTKQTALLTLQLTTKVKIETLSVNDLPGDWQNVPSPDALKRLGDNWLNSGSTLVLKVPSAIIPVEYNCLINPLHKDFSKLIIEDVIALDIDNRILKLV
- a CDS encoding antitoxin Xre/MbcA/ParS toxin-binding domain-containing protein; this translates as MAKTYKSTRVVKPSKIANANPANIVEESAAIYHTTINPIQSILNITTNFQNEMDLVLLSRNGVLKQAVNNMAAKFGITQEKICELLHMSARNFQRIKDNSHLDIYTSEQTIEMATVYAKAYTVFSTEDAIKHWFQAPNYALGNQKPIDLLDTSFGVKMVTDVLGRIEHGIYS
- a CDS encoding NUDIX domain-containing protein; protein product: MYKIFIDDKPFIIANSHFSDNSFASFDFEEKLFESKVNETFTAKFEGVIFRCLDVEHVFKKFASYFKIIEAAGGLVFNAKNELLLIERLGVWDLPKGKIDAGETPEIAAIREVEEECAVTGLTIENLVCQSYHTYFFKEKHILKRTYWYKMNTTFSSDLVPQTEENITKVEWQYFTENDIETLNTYESIKDVLRAHFCK
- a CDS encoding ABC transporter ATP-binding protein codes for the protein MANLVIDINNIGKTYKIGEVVVNALVSVDLKIEKGEYVALMGPSGSGKSTLMNILGCLDTPSRGSYKLNGTNVSHMTDNELAEIRNKEIGFIFQTFNLLARNSSLENVALPLVYAGIAKTERLAKAKQALESVGLGERVEHKPNELSGGQRQRVAIARALVNTPAIILADEPTGNLDTKTSHEIMDLLEEIHQKGNTVIIVTHEEDIAKRAKRIVRLRDGVIESDTLS
- the trxA gene encoding thioredoxin codes for the protein MALEINDGNFEEVVLKSKVPVLVDFWAEWCGPCRMVGPLVDELSKEYDGKAVIGKVNVDFNPKIATDYGIMSIPALLFFKDGQLVDKQVGAVPKHILAGKLDAQLA
- a CDS encoding lysophospholipid acyltransferase family protein is translated as MKFSKNPLKTTYAVWFGLWTVVSFTLLYPFILYALSNPKRYPLGHKIRRFWGCILLTTGFVRITQIIEEPFDTSKPYIICPNHTSQLDIVTLTVKLNQLDFSFMAKKELEEIPVFGIWFRTIDIAVDRKNARKAAEAYMKATRFFESGRSLVIFPEGTISNQVPKLIKFKDGPFRLAIEKQVDILPVTIIGNWNILPDQGVFEGKPGHGYQIIHKPISTQGMTLDNVDELKNRVCEIINNKLAEYNYGN